The following DNA comes from Castor canadensis chromosome 15, mCasCan1.hap1v2, whole genome shotgun sequence.
GTAAGTTGCCCTTTTGTAGGTTTTGCTACTTAGCCTTTACATTTGCTGGGGAAACTGACTTTATTTATTAGCAACCTGATGATAACCTGACAACCACTGTCCTTGCTAGTGGGGGGAGGAGAATGCTGGCTTAGAAAgtacacttttaatttttttttttcttcagttctggggcttgaactcagggcctccaccttgagcaactccaccagccctttttttgtgttgagttttcttgagatagggtcttgagtaactgtttgcctgggctggctttgaactgcgatcctcctgatctctgcctcctgagtagctaggatatagGTGTGAGCTGTACTGGAGATTGAAGCCAGGGCTTTGTACactctagacaggtgctctacacctGACCATGCCCCCAGCtttgtctgtattttgtttttgaaatggggtctccatACCCCCAGTGCTGAGAATTACAGGcctcaccaccacacctggcttgagtTCTTCTGAATTAATTCTGATCTCTCTGTTAGGGTTATTCATCCTTATTGATTATTTTAATCAGAGACTAAAACTGCACAAAGCCATAACTTCCTAAACTCAGGGCCAAAACCAAATAGAACTGACAACCAAACCAAGGCTCTGCcttttgtctctcttttcttccctaccCACCAAGAGCCTAGAAAAACCTGACCTCTCTAATTACAAACCCTGAGGTCCCCACACTTTCCTGTTTCCAAAATTATCAAGTAAGAATTTTAGCCATTCTTTGAACcaaggtttggtttggtttaaaatccttttctgattttttttttttttttatggtactggggtttgaactcagggcttcatgcaggATCAACACAAAGGCCCCTTCTCAGCCATCCTGCCCTATGGTGTCATTGGATGCTGGTTTTGGCTCTGATATTAGGTACTGAAGGTGGTTACATTTTACCAATGGACGAGGtgatatttctttattgattaacGGAGTTTTATCTCAAGAATGAGGCAGTCAACCTTACCTAAGaagtaaatattaattaaaaaaaaaatcctggatgACAAAAGGACATGTTGAGTACTAGTCTTTGTCAAAGGCTATTCTCATGATGCTTAGTCACTCTTTCTGACATCCCAAGCAATCATCAATTACATTGTTGGTAGTCCACAGATTATAAAAGTATTTGAATAAGAAAGATAGCTCCTGTGTTCTATGGCAAATGGCCACACCATGTCAGCATATTGTTATGACTTAAGCACTTTATAACAAAGACAGTAACGAAGGGACAAATCAGGGTGACTTCTCATTGTCTTCCCATAAGCTGGAAATGCCCTGATCACAAAGGATCCTAGGTATGATGACGTCTCTGAGTCTAGTGTCCTCGACGGTGTGAGGTCTCGTGGAACTCTTTAGCAGTAGTTAGAGAGAGGATCgttttatttttatcatggcATGAACGTCCCTAGGTGAGCCTACAAAATATTCATTTCCAATTCCAGattcaaatattaaattaaaatattgtgcaaaaacaaacaaacaaatacctgCCACCAAAACAGGACCCACCCCTCCACAAACCACCAGCTTTGGGGGAAAACCAGTGCCCACCATTGCACGTGCTCATCCTAGCTTCTAGGAACAAGTCCACATGCCTCCGTGGCCCCTGGTCATGGGACTGGCAGAGAGGCCCAGTGCAGGGAGAGGGGCTAGAAGGGCGTGGGGCGGTCTGCACGGCCCCGCCTGGGCCACTCCTCGTCCACCCACCTGCGAAGCACCTTCTCCACGTCGGCCCTGTGGTACAGCCTGCACAGCTCCATCAGCTGGCCCACTGTCCTCTGGCTGTTCCGGAGCAAGAACTCCAGGGTGGGGCTCTGCGGCCTCTGCTCCAGGAAGCACAGTTCGTCGTAGGGCATGCCCCATTTGCTGGCGAAATTCCTCCAGTTCTTCACCGTTGGGTGACATGGGTCCAGCTTTATTCTGATCACATCCAGTAAGTCCTGATCATTGAGCAAGTCACTGATGGTGGGGGCCCGGAGCGAGCAGGAAGGACAAGAGCAGTCTTCTTTACACGGCTGCTCCCTGCTGATACCTGCAGGAAGAAAGGGAGTCTCCAAGTTGACAAGGGGCCTGGCGACCTGTTCATTCTTCTGTCCCTTGTTGTCCTGCTGAACTGCAGATCACATCAGTGTAAACATAACAACACAGGCTTCCTTTGAGGGAAGCAGctcagagcactcatttctcagaCTCACACAATCTTATTCTTCATAGCCAAAGGTGGCTGTTTTGCTGGAAGCAGGAGCAAGGCTGGATCAAGCCAGTCTCCCGTGCTCTCCCAGGCTCCCTGCATCCCCCAACGCCATGTGGCCAGAATGAGGGCTCTGGGGACCAGACTAGTCCAGTGGGACCAGACTCCATCCAGCCCTCAAGGAACCAGCCACACTCAGCACCTCAACTCTGTCCCCCAACAGTTTTTTAACACCAAACATGATGTTTTAGGGTATTAAGAGTTGCACAATTCCTTAAAAGTTCTTCTAAGAAAGTTCAAACTGGAATATCCACTCTAGATGCATATTTGTAAACAAGTGACAACTGACAGTGTAAGAAAACTTTCTAAATTTCTGGCCACCTTATCATCCCTACACCTTTATCTGTGCTCTCTTCCCCCAGATGGCTCTCTCTGAAGTTGAGCCAACAGCCCGGGGCTGTGCAGGAAGCTGGAGCAGGCGGAGGgctggcccctccctctccaggcTTCTTAGGCTTATATTGCTTACCAGGAGGCTGCGAGTGGGAGGGTGAAGTTGGTGGGCAAGAAAGATGTTGGCAGGTCCTTTACAATAAAATGTTAAGTCTACACCGCAAACACCTACGCCTCAAACACCGCAACGAAGCAGCTGTCTCCTGCATCAGTTTTAACAGTCAAAGGCTACTTTAGGGCAAAGCAGTCTTGGAAAATCCTGGGGGAGTGAAGAAGACGTCCTTTTACTATAAAGGTTGCTGTGGCTTCCCACTGTAGGACAGTAAGGAATTGGGACAGGTGGGGTCACCATGGTGATCGTACACTGAGAGCCAGCAATTCTGAGGCGGCAGGAATTAAAAGACAGCAAAAGGAGGCCGTGAAAACTGTGCTCAGGGAACCCAGCCCCAGGGAATCACCCCAAATGGGGACACACAGGTTCACTTTTATGACAGCATTGGCCATGCCATCAATTTCCAAAAAGACTTGAGTCTATGGTTGGGCACTGTGAAATAAACGACTATACTACCTGATGGGATATTATTTAACTAGGTATGAAGACTATGTGACCACCTAGAAAATGCTTGTAAGGTTAAGGGGAAAATGCAAGGTGCGATGGATGTGCACATCCCATGATTAAAGCTATGCAAAAACTCAAGTCACTATCACTATGGAAGTAGGTGTAAAAGATCACCACAGCCATTGAGTCCATCAGGAGGGTTATGTTTCTGTTTCCCACATTTTCTGTGACAATTAAAACAATGTATCAATAAATGTCCTGTAGTCCAGTGcccgccagtgactcacacctgtaatcccagctacgcaggaggcagagatcaggagaatcaaagttcaaagtcagcctcaggtaaatagttcacaagaccctgtctcaaaacaacaaaacaaaacaacacaagtggctcaagtggtaaagcacctgcctagcacgtgcaaggtcctgagttcaagccctagctctgaaaataaaaaaaacagggcaggtggagtggctcaagtggagagcgccagcctagcaagcatgaggctctgagttgaaaccccagtgccaccaaaaaaaaaaccaaccaacaaaaaaaatgttttgctcAGCTCAGCATGAATTCTTTGTGTGGCAATCCTCTCTGCTGAGCTGAGCATTTCAATCCTACCTTATCTTCAACCACCCCTCTCTACTAATTCTCCCTCTTTTTTACTTGCAAATGTACCCAAGTGTCCTCTGTCCTTAAGCACTAGAACCTCAAAGCACCCTTCTCTGGTTTCATAGCTGAGGCCCCAGCCTGTCTCACAGCCAGGTCCTGGGGAGTTGCAAGGAGACGCTCAGATCTGCTCCTAGCCCCGTACTTTCTCCTTCCACAGGCTCTCCATAGCTGGTCCCAACTGCTGCACAGCTGCCACAGTGTCTCCCACCACAGGAAGGCACCTGCAAGCCCTGggtgcacagcgatgatgttcgcTGAATGAGTGCGTGAGTGAGTCACGAGTGATGATCAACCTGATCTCCTGGGCTCAGAACCGACCACTGAACGGTCCTCCTGATCAGGTCGGTCTCCAACTCAACACCACAGTACTTAAAAACTCCTCCCTCTCCCAGGCATCAAAACACCCAGGCTTCAGTTCCCTGGGTCCACGTGGGCTTGGTCACCATATCCTCAGTGTCAACTCCTAGCCTTCACTGCCTGCCACTCCACTTGTCTTTCTTTCCTGGCTTCCCAAACAGGACCTGAGCTCCAACGAAGCCAGATGGATCAGTTccctgggggagtggctcaagtggtgcctacctagcaagcctgaggctctgaggtcaaaccccagttccgccaaaacaaaaattccctgcttttaactttttttataattaaaaaaaaaactaatgtgaTCGCCATGTAGAAGATCtggaatatatataattatggaTTTGGGGTGAACTTTTGAGCATTTAGggtttttccaaattttcacaATTCTAATGACGCAATGTGGACTGTTCCTATAATGTTCAACCGCATCTTTGATCACCTCACTGGTAATGGACGGCGGGGTAGGAAGCACAATCCTTCAAAGGCTGTTACTGCCTGTGTCTAAAATCGCTTTCCAGAAACAGTCTGACCAGAGCCCCTTACGGTTTGCATCtcactttgtctttctcagcACCAAGTAGTAGTTTAAAAAGTCTGCGTTCATTCCACAGGTGAAAAATGGTCTGCCGATAccttctttttgtgttttctgtaacATCACTGACAAGTGGAGTGCACAGGACCTGCGAACAGGCATGGATTTAAAGCTGCCTTTTAAAATCACAAGCTGTGATTGGCTCTCGGGAGGACTTGACCGGGGAaacgagtttttttttttttcctatcaaatacattttcttgctATCCTAAACACCTCACTTGTAATATTACACACAAAAGGACCAACTAGGAGATGCCTCAGAAAAGGAAGAGACTCAAGACCGAAAGTGTCTTTGTCAGAAATGGGGAAAATCAGATTATGATTTCCTGGCTCTCACGTGCTAGGCACGGGGTAAAGGACAGTTACTGTAACCATGAGGAACTGGTCCCTCATCCCCTGGCCAATGCTTCCTagaaattcaaaatgtatttgcTAAGCAAGGGATTGAAGGAGAGCCATGTTTAGCCTGGGGGAATACGGTAgatttactgttattattattactattggtggtactggggtttgaactcagggtctcacacttgctaggcaggtgctctactgtttgaaccactccaccatccccctgcccccttttataaatggattttttcgagataaaATCCTTTTATAAATtgatattttcgagataagggcttgtgaactatttccctgggctgacttcgaacatcaattttcctgatctctgcctcctgggtagttaggattacaggtgtgagccactggcacccagcctaaatttatttttttaagtacatgAGAGAGAGGGGACCCTGCAAAGCCTCCTGGGTCACCTCTTCTACAACTCACACCACCCACGTCTATCTCCAAAGCACTAaacatggtcctcctgcctcaaggcCTTTGTCCCTGCGGCTCCTTTCAGGGCAACCCCTCTCAGGACTCTTGGTGTCCCCCCTTtctttttgcaggactggggtttgaactcagtgccttgtgtttTCTAGTccagcactttatcacttgagtcatgcccccagccccaggtGCCCCTTCTTAGCCTCTGTAGCACCTGCCCCTGCCGGACACAACCATCACCCCTGCTTAGCTTCCTCAAGGCCCCTAGCACCACGGTAACTATGGATTTGGTCTGTGTTCATTGTTAGTCTCGCTCAACCACAATATAACCCCCAAGAGAAAGGGACTTCAATGTCTGATATTCCCACTGTATACCAGGAATTCAGCAGGTACTCAATAAAGAGCTGCTGAGTAAGTCGAGTGGATGAAGAGTGACCTGATTCACGTTTAAGTTTCACCAGAAACTTCTGGGCAGCCCGTGCAGCACTGTGTAGAAATTAACAGGCACctttggggggtggggcagggagtactggggttttgaactcagagccttgaacttacgaggcaggtgctccacctctAGCCTGACACGTTTTTAGCACTGGGTCTCACAAAGATGACAGCTGCTCTGGAGAGAGGCTGGCCGTGTACAGGCAGATCACCAGCGTGAGCTGGTGCTGCGCAGGTGTGCAGCCAGGGCTACACCCAGTGTCACTCTCTGAATGGGGATAATGACACCCACCTCACAAACTGGTTCTGAGGATTAAGAAGGTAATGCATTAAAGCCACGCCCTTGAACATGGTAAGCACGTGACAATGGCTAGCGGTGGGTGAGGGATAAGAACCACCAGCCTTTGAAAGCAGTCGGTTCTCAGCTCTGGTCTCGGGATGGATCCCACCCCGCCCCCTTCTACAACCTGGGCGTAATCTGCAAAATCTTGGGGTCTCGTCCCGCCCACCAAGACACTTATTTAATTAGTCTGGGGTGCAGGCAGGGCATGGAGATTTGGAAAAGTTGCCCCAACACTTCTAATGTGCAGACGAGGTTGAAAACCGCAGTCTCGAGGGCACCTGCAGAAGAGCCCGCGTCAGGAGGGCTGCCAGGATTACTGTGCAGCCACTTCTTCTGGAATACCAGGTCTGCTGACCACGGGTGGCACAAGCCTCACTCCCTGCTccaggggaggctgaggcacaaggaTCGCTTGAGCTTGAATAACAGAGCGTAGGGGAAGAGGTCCCCTGGTCTGTAATGTGTCCGCACTCCCAAACACATGAATGGATTCCCTTCTTCCTTTAAAGACGTTATTTAAAACCATCCCAAGAAACAGGTAACCCCCAGTGGTACCAATATCTAACTCTTACTTTTGGGGCTGGCAGTTCTAAACACCAGTCAGTTAACAGGTAACTGTGAACTGGAACAAGAGTCAGGTCACAGAGGTCATGAGTAATTGAGTCTAGAAATGGCTCCAGTCCGGATGCTGGCTCCTGGGTCTCCCTGCAGGGGAGGCACCCTTTTAACTTGCTTCTCCAGCGCTGTTACCACACCCTTACTGCCCAGCCCTGAGCTCCAGGGCCCTGGTAGCTCTCAGATCGCTTGTAATGATGCATCCCCCAGGACAACGAGGCCTTgaattaattaaaacaattaaatggtAATTATTTTATGGTGGTGACTTTAGACAGAGGAAAGCATTGTGCTTCTGAAATAGAATGACAGTTTCTCAGGGGTCTGTGTTATCAGATTTGGAGCCACAAGACCAGCAGCAAGTGGCAGAGTGGTGTCACACGTTTCTGCAGTTATGCTGGTGAAGTGGCAAATTCAcgtctttttctgtgtgtggctCCCACGGTGGCTGGAAGTAAGCATATTTAAAATG
Coding sequences within:
- the Edaradd gene encoding ectodysplasin-A receptor-associated adapter protein isoform X3 yields the protein MASPNDPLRADHMVKEPVEDTDPSTLSFNTSDKYPIQDTGLPKAEECDTITLNSPQNFDDQHQEEENSFPDSTGDPLSGISREQPCKEDCSCPSCSLRAPTISDLLNDQDLLDVIRIKLDPCHPTVKNWRNFASKWGMPYDELCFLEQRPQSPTLEFLLRNSQRTVGQLMELCRLYHRADVEKVLRRWVDEEWPRRGRADRPTPF
- the Edaradd gene encoding ectodysplasin-A receptor-associated adapter protein isoform X1 — protein: MGLGTTKQMGTGTRQSPSHKDHMVKEPVEDTDPSTLSFNTSDKYPIQDTGLPKAEECDTITLNSPQNFDDQHQEEENSFPDSTGDPLSGISREQPCKEDCSCPSCSLRAPTISDLLNDQDLLDVIRIKLDPCHPTVKNWRNFASKWGMPYDELCFLEQRPQSPTLEFLLRNSQRTVGQLMELCRLYHRADVEKVLRRWVDEEWPRRGRADRPTPF
- the Edaradd gene encoding ectodysplasin-A receptor-associated adapter protein isoform X4; the protein is MGLGTTKQMGTGTRQSPSHKDHMVKEPVEDTDPSTLSFNTSDKYPIQDTGLPKAEECDTITLNSPQNFDDQHQEEENSFPDSTGDPLSGISREQPCKEDCSCPSCSLRAPTISDLLNDQDLLDVIRIKLDPCHPTVKNWRNFASKWGMPYDELCFLEQRPQSPTLEFLLRNSQRTVGQLMELCRLYHRADVEKVLRR
- the Edaradd gene encoding ectodysplasin-A receptor-associated adapter protein isoform X2, whose protein sequence is MGLGTTKQMGTGTRQSPSHKDHMVKEPVEDTDPSTLSFNTSDKYPIQDTGLPKAEECDTITLNSPQNFDDQHQEEENSFPDSTGDPLSGISREQPCKEDCSCPSCSLRAPTISDLLNDQDLLDVIRIKLDPCHPTVKNWRNFASKWGMPYDELCFLEQRPQSPTLEFLLRNSQRTVGQLMELCRLYHRADVEKVLRSTRGSVTKQEV